The Labrus bergylta chromosome 15, fLabBer1.1, whole genome shotgun sequence genome includes a region encoding these proteins:
- the rnaseh1 gene encoding ribonuclease H1: MFRLTGLCRVARRSVCSAVDDMAKGKFFYAVQKGFKPGVYSSWDECKSQVDKFPAASFKKFASEKDAWSFVRGVEPSLAAPEVTEVSDIAESSISLLPKRGPEPLQYIPLGKKRCHSEEEAESSPKRVKQSESSSSESSDGFTYMGDAVVVYTDGCCAGNGKKGARAGIGVYWGRNSPLNVAERLHGRQTNQRAELQAACKALQQAKEMNIKKLVLYTDSKFTINGVTSWVKNWKLNGWRLKSGGPITNKDDFVKLDRLNAELEVVWLHIPGHAGYMGNEEADRLSREGAAKPYEEQSEDTDDDF, from the exons ATGTTCAGACTGACTGGTCTGTGCAGAGTAGCCCGCAGGAGCGTTTGCAGCGCCGTCGACGACATGGCCAAAGGGAAGTTTTTCTACGCGGTACAGaaaggattcaaaccaggagtGTACAGTTCATG GGATGAATGTAAGAGCCAGGTGGACAAGTTTCCTGCAGCTTCTTTCAAGAAGTTTGCATCAGAGAAAGATGCCTGGTCGTTCGTCAGAGGAGTTGAACCTTCACTTGCAGCTCCAGAGGTGACAGAAG TGTCTGACATCGCGGAGTCATCCATCAGTCTGCTTCCAAAAAGAGGCCCGGAGCCTCTGCAGTACATCCCTCTGGGTAAGAAGAGATGTCactcagaagaagaagcagagtcCAGCCCCAAACGAGTCAAACAGTCGGAGAGTTCGTCTTCGGAAAGCTCGGACGGATTCACATACATGG gtgatGCTGTGGTTGTTTACACTGACGGTTGCTGTGCCGGTAATGGAAAGAAGGGCGCCCGAGCCGGCATCGGGGTCTACTGGGGCCGCAACAGTCCGct AAATGTTGCAGAGCGACTACACGGAAGACAAACCAACCAGCGAGCTGAATTACAG GCAGCCTGCAAAGCGCTCCAACAAGCCAAAGAGATGAACATTAAGAAACTAGTTCTCTACACAGACAGCAAGTTCACCATCAACG gtgtgaCCAGCTGGGTGAAGAACTGGAAGCTGAACGGCTGGAGGCTGAAGTCTGGAGGTCCGATCACCAACAAAGATGATTTTGTGAAGCTGGACCGACTGAATGCAGAGCTGGAGGTCGTCTGG tTGCACATCCCGGGTCACGCCGGCTACATGGGCAACGAGGAGGCCGACCGACTGTCGAGAGAAGGAGCAGCGAAGCCTTATGAGGAGCAGTCTGAAGACACAGACGatgacttttaa